A genome region from Penicillium psychrofluorescens genome assembly, chromosome: 3 includes the following:
- a CDS encoding uncharacterized protein (ID:PFLUO_004326-T1.cds;~source:funannotate): protein MSHKFEKSVKGATKLKLAAPKSKYIEHILLATKTGDAGVAEVFRILQLRLRDPAWTIVFKALIVVHFMIREGAEDSALGFLAENPKKIAPSNFSEAQAQGHNIRRYGEYLIVRAKAFEATKADHVRSGPGRLKRLSVDKGLLRETEVVQKQIRALLRCDLLSDEPENEISLTAFRLLTLDLLTLYSVMNEGTINVLEHYFEMSRPDSIRALAIYKTFTKQTEEVVQFLGVARHFQSATRLEIPKLKHASTDLARLLEDDLNDPDFDLRRREYLAAKKGGHPPPPPSIGTTAASAPSADPKPVSSAPPQQKPPPADLMDFFESIEQNQQPMGQQAPVQQPGMQYQQTGFQQQPQQGFYPQQTGFPQQYQQPQQTGYQQPQQTGYQQPQQTGYGQSNPFGGSYAPQNPNNPFGQQQAQQPLQATPTGAGFGGYTPQPQTYDYQSPLAPIPQSGVVSYAQQEQPPPPAVPRPQQGTPTNPFRQSMLPQSSTGSPTPATPLSRQNTNPFARRLSMATPQFSQGSSEPYSPQSAQSQPPPLPTQALQPQRTGTNPFARSSSVPPSQQQPQQQGLQPLQPNPTGSTNPFRQSQFINQQTGRGWQSSGQTGTMSGLEQMDTVPIFPRPGMT, encoded by the exons ATGTCCCACAAGTTTGAGAAGTCGGTAAAAGGGGCCACCAAGCTCAAG CTTGCGGCCCCCAAATCCAAATATATCGAGcacatcctcctcgcgaCCAAAACAGGCGATGCAGGGGTGGCGGAAGTGTTTCGGATTCTGCAGCTGCGGCTTCGGGACCCTGCATGGACCATTGTGTTCAAAGCACTCATTGTCGTCCATTTTATGATCCGCGAAGGCGCAGAAGATTCGGCGCTGGGGTTCCTGGCGGAGAATCCGAAGAAGATTGCGCCCAGCAATTTCTCTGAAG CGCAAGCACAGGGGCATAACATCCGGCGTTATGGCGAGTATCTCATTGTGCGCGCCAAAGCATTCGAAGCGACGAAGGCCGACCACGTACGAAGCGGACCAGGGCGACTAAAGCGATTGAGCGTGGACAAAGGTCTTCTACGGGAGACGGAAGTTGTACAGAAGCAGATTCGTGCTCTGTTGCGCTGTGAT CTGTTGTCGGATGAGCCCGAGAACGAGATCAGCCTGACTGCCTTTCGcctcctcaccctcgacCTTCTCACTCTGTACTCGGTGATGAATGAGGGCACAATCAATGTCTTGG AACACTATTTCGAAATGTCGCGGCCGGATAGTATCCGCGCCTTGGCTATCTACAAAACGTTCACCAAGCAGACCGAGGAAGTGGTGCAGTTTCTTGGGGTCGCGAGGCATTTCCAGTCGGCCACTCGTTTGGAGATTCCCAAACTCAAGCACGCCTCCACTGACTTGGCTCGCCtcctcgaagatgatctcAATGATCCCGACTttgatcttcgtcgtcgggaATACCTCGCTGCGAAAAAGGGcggccatccaccaccaccgccctccATCGGCACCACGGCCGCTAGCGCCCCTTCGGCTGACCCCAAGCCCGTGTCCAGCGCGCCCCCGCAGCAAAAGCCCCCTCCTGCGGACTTGATGGATTTTTTCGAATCCATCGAACAGAACCAACAACCGATGGGGCAACAAGCCCCAGTGCAGCAACCCGGGATGCAGTACCAGCAAACGGGCttccaacaacaaccacagCAAGGGTTCTACCCTCAGCAGACCGGGTTCCCGCAGCAATATCAGCAGCCTCAGCAGACTGGGTATCAGCAGCCTCAGCAGACTGGATACCAGCAACCTCAGCAGACTGGATATGGGCAATCCAACCCGTTTGGAGGATCCTATGCGCCGCAGAACCCCAACAATCCCTTTGGGCAGCAACAGGCGCAACAGCCGCTTCAAGCAACCCCCACGGGTGCAGGATTCGGGGGATACACACCGCAGCCACAGACATACGACTACCAGTCGCCACTCGCCCCGATCCCGCAGAGCGGTGTTGTCTCGTACGCTCAGCAGGaacagccaccgccaccggCCGTACCGAGACCGCAGCAGGGAACACCGACAAACCCATTCCGGCAATCCATGCTACCCCAGTCCTCCACAGGATCTCCGACACCCGCGACTCCGCTCTCCCGTCAAAATACGAATCCTTTCGCTCGGCGCCTATCTATGGCAACGCCGCAGTTCAGCCAAGGGTCGTCTGAGCCGTACTCCCCGCAGTCCGCTCAATCGcagccaccaccactgccAACACAGGCCCTTCAACCGCAGCGAACAGGCACCAACCCCTTTGCACGAAGCTCTTCAGTCCCGCCTTCGCAACAGCaaccacagcagcagggcctgcagccgctgcagccaAATCCCACGGGGAGCACGAATCCCTTCCGCCAGAGCCAGTTCATCAACCAACAAACGGGCCGAGGCTGGCAATCCTCCGGACAAACCGGGACAATGAGCGGACTGGAACAGATGGACACCGTCCCGATCTTCCCTAGGCCAGGCATGACGTAG
- a CDS encoding uncharacterized protein (ID:PFLUO_004327-T1.cds;~source:funannotate): protein MDAKDAFTGPEHSLPVLSRAPPAETTAAADPLMKDPTAAPTPQPSARNAPSKVRKARKNNNASGKSTLFWVNSDPQSAAQGTKDETLKRIRSHVMSEHNRKKRLENTKRYKTKTWKHLAFQPPATALTVGPQLPPASASLNNGRSPAAIEYSGQHQELIPAGTTTYASSTTYPSSSSWDDDEYDEPAPSSIWTYLGQGARDPFNTGHTQLTDRMMRHVQTFLWDLTQEAHPLQTRYKPKLQAHWAGLIQKDPAILHASICMVTSNAAMQRGEFPLTDPSKPRTPLVLDTLHHRGETIRLVNEGLSDPTKASSDELIAAVSTLLTIEIASGNPDYLKIHLAGLRQMIALRENFADVPSDIRFQISWTDIRVACMAHAKPIFPFIRGTRPEGLSLTPLNDDIVQLATRLVPLTKVPGIFNEKLIETIYDLVELSWYAEWIKGSTGHKDISEETEDYFNNEVLHVEYALHADRYTASGQVKGDNSIEGCTRLTCLLFHNSAIWNFYPALAPLLPKPIIALRLALAEAIPTGLFGLCPDLLFWMLFIGAACSSYLPTERTFFVSELAAASRLQGIITWQEARPILLGFFYVDRIHLPMLRQIWEEVQRQHTPTEL, encoded by the exons ATGGACGCCAAGGACGCCTTCACTGGTCCCGAACATTCCTTACCGGTGCTGTCCCGGGCGCCTCCCGCAGagaccaccgctgccgccgacCCTCTTATGAAGGATCCAACGGCAGCCCCAACACCGCAGCCCTCCGCCCGCAATGCGCCGTCCAAGGTTCGCAAGGCCCGCAAGAACAACAATGCGTCGGGCAAGTCGACTCTATTCTGGGTCAACTCTGATCCACAGTCCGCAGCCCAGGGGACCAAGGACGAGACTCTGAAGCGCATTCGCTCGCATGTGATGTCGGAGCACAACCGCAAGAAGAGACTCGAGAACACGAAACGATACAAGACCAAGACCTGGAAGCACCTTGCCTTTCAACCTCCCGCGACGGCGTTGACGGTCGGTCCTCAGCTCCCGCCCGCATCGGCCTCGCTTAATAATGGTAGAAGCCCGGCTGCGATTGAATACTCGGGTCAACATCAGGAGCTCATCCCCGCGGGAACTACAACATACGCTTCTTCTACCACCTACCCGTCATCGTCGAGCTGGGATGACGATGAATACGATGAACCCGCCCCGTCGTCCATATGGACCTACTTGGGGCAAGGCGCTAGAGATCCATTTAATACTGGACATACCCAGCTCACAGATCGGATGATGCGCCATGTACAAACCT TCCTCTGGGATCTCACCCAAGAAGCGCATCCATTACAAACTCGATATAAGCCAAAATTGCAGGCGCATTGGGCCGGCTTGATCCAAAAGGACCCGGCAATTCTGCACGCCTCAATTTGTATGGTGACCTCGAATGCGGCCATGCAACGAGGCGAGTTTCCTCTCACCGACCCCAGTAAACCACGCACCCCGCTTGTGCTGGATACGCTCCATCATCGCGGCGAGACGATCCGCCTGGTCAACGAAGGTTTATCTGATCCGACCAAGGCCTCCAGCGATGAACTGATTGCCGCAGTTTCCACCTTGCTAACAATTGAG ATCGCGTCCGGCAATCCCGATTACCTCAAAATCCATCTAGCCGGGTTGCGGCAAATGATCGCATTACGCGAAAATTTTGCCGATGTACCTTCAGATATCCGCTTTCAGATTTCATG GACCGATATCCGTGTCGCTTGTATGGCGCATGCGAAGCCCATCTTCCCTTTTATCCGCGGCACCCGCCCAGAAGGGTTATCTCTTACTCCACTTAACGACGATATTGTCCAACTGGCTACGCGTTTAGTACCGCTGACGAAGGTACCCGGCATTTTTAACGAGAAATTGATTGAAACCATCTatgacctcgtcgaactCAGCTGGTACGCTGAGTGGATCAAAGGCAGCACGGGACATAAAGATATCAGCGAAGAGACCGAAGACTACTTCAACAATGAGGTGCTGCATGTTGAATATGCCCTACACGCGGACCGCTACACGGCCTCAGGCCAGGTAAAAGGCGACAACTCGATCGAGGGCTGCACGCGCCTCACCTGCTTACTCTTCCACAACTCCGCCATCTGGAACTTCTATCCTGCTCTCGCTCCTCTCCTGCCAAAACCTATCATCGCCCTAcgcctcgccctcgccgaggCCATCCCGACAGGCCTCTTTGGTCTCTGTCCAGATCTGCTGTTCTGGATGCTATTCATCGGTGCTGCCTGCAGCTCATATCTACCGACAGAGCGCACCTTTTTCGTCAGCGAGCTAGCTGCGGCTTCTCGTCTCCAGGGGATCATCACATGGCAGGAAGCCCGACCTATTCTCCTGGGCTTTTTCTACGTCGACCGTATTCACCTGCCCATGTTACGCCAGATTTGGGAAGAGGTGCAACGGCAGCACACGCCGACAGAGTTAtaa